Proteins encoded by one window of Puntigrus tetrazona isolate hp1 chromosome 25, ASM1883169v1, whole genome shotgun sequence:
- the wdr61 gene encoding WD repeat-containing protein 61, whose product MSTQYSILFKQEHAHEDAIWTTAWGRSEKDGSETIVTGSLDDLVKVWKWSDEKLELQWTLEGHQLGIVSVDISQNGAIAASSSLDAHIRLWDLETGKQIKSMDAGPVDAWTVAFSPDSKYIATGSHLGKVNIFGVESGKKEHSLDTRGKFILSIAYSPDGKYLASGAIDGIINIFDIATGKLLHTLEGHAMPIRSLTFSPDSQLLVTASDDGYIKIYDVQHANLAGTLSGHGSWVLNVAFSPDDTHFVSSSSDKSVKVWDTSSRSCVNTFFDHQDQVWSVKYNPTGSKIVSAGDDRAIHIYDCPM is encoded by the exons ATGAGCACACAG tACAGTATACTATTCAAGCAGGAGCATG CTCATGAAGACGCCATCTGGACCACGGCGTGGGGTCGCAGCGAGAAAGACGGGTCAGAAACCATAGTGACCGGCTCTTTGGACGACCTGGTGAAAGTGTGGAAATG GTCGGATGAGAAGCTGGAGCTGCAGTGGACGCTGGAGGGTCACCAGCTGGGTATAGTCTCGGTGGACATTAGTCAAAACGGAGCCATCGCCGCCTCCAGCTCTCTAGACGCTCACATCCGGCTATGGGATCTGGAGACGGGCAAACAGATCAAGTCCATGGACGCAGGCCCTG TTGATGCCTGGACAGTCGCGTTTTCTCCTGACTCCAAGTACATCGCCACCGGCAGCCATCTAGGAAAGGTCAACATCTTCGGGGTGGAAAGTGGGAAAAAGGAGCACTCGCTGGACACCAGAGGAAAATTCATTCTGAGTATCGCCTAC AGTCCAGATGGAAAGTACTTAGCCAGCGGTGCTATAGACGGAATCATTAATATCTTTGATATCGCGACTGGGAAACTCCTGCACACGCTGGAAG ggcACGCTATGCCTATCAGGTCTCTGACTTTCTCTCCAGACTCTCAACTGCTGGTAACCGCGTCAGACGACGGCTACATTAAGATTTACGACGT GCAGCACGCTAACCTGGCCGGCACTCTCAGCGGCCACGGATCCTGGGTGCTGAACGTGGCCTTTTCTCCTGACGACACGCACTTCGtgtccag ttcGTCTGATAAGAGTGTAAAAGTGTGGGACACGAGCAGCAGATCGTGTGTGAACACATTCTTTGATCATCAGGACCAG gtttGGAGTGTGAAGTACAACCCCACAGGCTCTAAAATCGTGTCTGCGGGTGACGACCGAGCCATCCACATTTACGACTGTCCCATGTGA
- the slc25a44a gene encoding solute carrier family 25 member 44a isoform X1 — protein sequence MMQQKRNIQIIEWEDLDKRKFYSLGVFMTMTTRATVYPFTLIRTRLQVQKGKSLYNGTFDAFWKILQAEGARGLYRGFMVNTFTLISGQAYITTYELVRKYVSCYSSDNTVKSLVAGGAASLVAQSITVPIDVVSQQLMVQGQGGQLTRFKLKPKMVMATTKHRVTFGQTRDIVVQIFHVDGLRGFYRGYVASLLTYIPNSAVWWPFYHFYGEQLSRLAPADCPHLLLQAVAGPMAAATASTLTNPMDVVRARVQVEGRSSVIETFKQLLAEEGVWGLTKGLSARIISSTPTSVMIVIGYETLKRLSLRPELVESRHW from the exons ATGATGCAGCAGAAGCGCAACATTCAGATCATCGAATGGGAGGATCTGGACAAGAGGAAGTTCTACTCCCTGGGCGTCTTCATGACCATGACCACGCGGGCCACCGTCTACCCGTTCACCCTGATCCGCACCAGACTGCAGGTCCAGAAGGGGAAGTCGCTCTACAACGGCACCTTCGACGCCTTCTGGAAGATCCTGCAGGCGGAGGGCGCTCGTGGCCTTTACCGAGGATTCATGGTCAACACCTTCACGCTGATCTCAGGTCAGGCCTACATCACCACCTACGAGCTGGTGAGGAAGTACGTGTCCTGCTACTCGTCGGATAACACCGTCAAGTCTCTGGTGGCGGGCGGCGCGGCCTCGCTGGTGGCCCAGAGCATCACGGTGCCCATCGACGTGGTGTCCCAGCAGCTGATGGTGCAGGGTCAGGGGGGCCAGCTCACGCGCTTCAAACTCAAGCCCAAGATGGTGATGGCCACGACCAAACACAGAGTGACGTTCGGCCAGACCAGAGACATTGTGGTGCAGATTTTTCACGTGGATGGATTGCGGGGCTTTTATCGCGGATATGTGGCGTCGCTCCTCACGTACATACCCAACAGCGCCGTCTGGTGGCCGTTTTATCACTTTTACGGAG agCAGCTCTCCAGATTGGCTCCAGCAGACTGTCCACATCTCCTCCTGCAGGCCGTGGCTGGACCGATGGCTGCTGCGACCGCCTCcaccctcaccaaccccatgGACGTGGTCCGAGCCCGAGTACAG GTCGAGGGTCGTTCGTCTGTGATCGAGACGTTTAAGCAGCTGCTGGCCGAAGAGGGCGTGTGGGGTCTCACCAAGGGTCTGTCTGCACGCATCATTTCCTCCACGCCCACCTCGGTGATGATCGTCATCGGGTACGAGACGCTAAAGAGACTCAGTCTGCGGCCTGAACTGGTGGAGAGCAGACACTGGTGA
- the slc25a44a gene encoding solute carrier family 25 member 44a isoform X2: MMQQKRNIQIIEWEDLDKRKFYSLGVFMTMTTRATVYPFTLIRTRLQVQKGKSLYNGTFDAFWKILQAEGARGLYRGFMVNTFTLISGQAYITTYELVRKYVSCYSSDNTVKSLVAGGAASLVAQSITVPIDVVSQQLMVQGQGGQLTRFKLKPKMVMATTKHRVTFGQTRDIVVQIFHVDGLRGFYRGYVASLLTYIPNSAVWWPFYHFYGALQIGSSRLSTSPPAGRGWTDGCCDRLHPHQPHGRGPSPSTGRGSFVCDRDV, from the exons ATGATGCAGCAGAAGCGCAACATTCAGATCATCGAATGGGAGGATCTGGACAAGAGGAAGTTCTACTCCCTGGGCGTCTTCATGACCATGACCACGCGGGCCACCGTCTACCCGTTCACCCTGATCCGCACCAGACTGCAGGTCCAGAAGGGGAAGTCGCTCTACAACGGCACCTTCGACGCCTTCTGGAAGATCCTGCAGGCGGAGGGCGCTCGTGGCCTTTACCGAGGATTCATGGTCAACACCTTCACGCTGATCTCAGGTCAGGCCTACATCACCACCTACGAGCTGGTGAGGAAGTACGTGTCCTGCTACTCGTCGGATAACACCGTCAAGTCTCTGGTGGCGGGCGGCGCGGCCTCGCTGGTGGCCCAGAGCATCACGGTGCCCATCGACGTGGTGTCCCAGCAGCTGATGGTGCAGGGTCAGGGGGGCCAGCTCACGCGCTTCAAACTCAAGCCCAAGATGGTGATGGCCACGACCAAACACAGAGTGACGTTCGGCCAGACCAGAGACATTGTGGTGCAGATTTTTCACGTGGATGGATTGCGGGGCTTTTATCGCGGATATGTGGCGTCGCTCCTCACGTACATACCCAACAGCGCCGTCTGGTGGCCGTTTTATCACTTTTACGGAG CTCTCCAGATTGGCTCCAGCAGACTGTCCACATCTCCTCCTGCAGGCCGTGGCTGGACCGATGGCTGCTGCGACCGCCTCcaccctcaccaaccccatgGACGTGGTCCGAGCCCGAGTACAG GTCGAGGGTCGTTCGTCTGTGATCGAGACGTTTAA